The Vigna unguiculata cultivar IT97K-499-35 chromosome 6, ASM411807v1, whole genome shotgun sequence genome contains a region encoding:
- the LOC114189085 gene encoding uncharacterized protein LOC114189085, with amino-acid sequence MGEVEQRGQMQEVDTKLQQHIAFAEDALKKRRRFLSKQLSMCEAPRDIAWERKKKKEGRTRLRTRRNSFHHCDDVTDDDLHELKGCIELGFGFNEEDGQTLCDTLPALDLYFAVNRQMSPVSTPNAGGSSSFGSAISFTPPPPPDSDSWKICNPGDDPEHVKTKLRHWAQAVACSVMQFH; translated from the exons ATGGGAGAAGTGGAGCAACGGGGGCAGATGCAGGAGGTGGATACGAAGTTGCAGCAGCACATTGCGTTTGCAGAAGATGCGTTGAAGAAAAGGAGGCGTTTTTTGTCGAAGCAGTTGTCGATGTGTGAGGCGCCGCGAGACATTGCATgggagagaaagaagaagaaagaggggAGGACGAGACTGAGAACGAGGAGGAACAGTTTTCACCACTGCGATGACGTCACCGACGATGATCTTCACGAGCTCAAAGGATGCATAGAATTAGGGTTCGGTTTCAACGAGGAAGATGGCCAGACACTGTGCGACACCTTGCCTGCTCTCGATCTCTACTTCGCCGTCAACCGCCAGATGTCGCCGGTCTCCACCCCTAACGCCGGCGGCTCTTCTTCCTTTGGCAGCGCCATCAGCTttacaccaccaccaccgcctgACTCTGATTCTTGGAAGATTTGTAACCCAG GGGACGACCCGGAACATGTAAAGACGAAGTTGAGGCATTGGGCACAGGCTGTAGCTTGTTCTGTAATGCAGTTTCATTGA